Proteins encoded in a region of the Helicobacter sp. 11S03491-1 genome:
- a CDS encoding class I SAM-dependent methyltransferase: MLSKMLLKFALKKWNVGNYEVKFWDGDVYRNGSTPPKFTIKINRALKLSDLKKDMSLTVAEAYMNGVIDIEGSMDEIARVLYLHGNYDYLHKYDNIKPALSTAKEKSNISSHYDLGNDFYSIWLDETWSYSCAYFKTPQDSLHQAQIQKLDHTLKKLDLKKGEKLLDVGCGWGWLSIRAAQTYGVDVMGITISEEQYKAALERVKQAGLEKQITIKLMNYQDLDSTEYQFDKVVSVGMFEHVGKANIPFYFKKVKEVLKPGGMFLLHSIMCCFEGETNAWIDKYIFPGGYLPSLTEVVKIMSESDFHLLMAESLRIHYAKTLDIWYKNFNHNLDKISQKYGQEFIRMWGLYLDSCASAFRVGSVDLFQLLLTKDVNNDLPLTKEYIYK, from the coding sequence ATGTTATCAAAAATGCTATTAAAATTTGCATTAAAAAAATGGAATGTCGGGAATTATGAAGTTAAATTCTGGGATGGAGATGTTTATCGTAATGGTTCAACTCCCCCCAAATTCACAATTAAAATCAATCGGGCATTAAAATTAAGTGATTTAAAAAAAGATATGTCTTTAACTGTTGCTGAGGCTTATATGAATGGAGTGATTGATATTGAGGGATCAATGGATGAAATTGCCAGAGTTTTGTATTTGCATGGTAATTATGACTATCTTCATAAATATGATAATATAAAGCCTGCATTAAGCACAGCCAAAGAAAAATCAAATATTTCAAGTCATTATGATTTAGGGAATGATTTTTATTCAATTTGGTTAGATGAGACTTGGAGTTATTCATGCGCGTATTTTAAGACTCCTCAAGATTCGCTACATCAAGCTCAAATTCAAAAACTCGATCACACTTTGAAAAAACTTGATCTTAAAAAAGGCGAAAAACTTTTAGATGTAGGTTGTGGGTGGGGGTGGCTATCAATCCGTGCTGCGCAAACTTATGGGGTTGATGTAATGGGGATTACTATCAGCGAGGAACAATATAAAGCCGCTCTAGAGCGCGTAAAACAAGCAGGGCTTGAAAAACAAATCACAATCAAACTCATGAATTATCAAGATTTAGATAGCACAGAGTATCAATTTGATAAAGTTGTAAGCGTAGGCATGTTTGAGCACGTAGGGAAAGCAAACATCCCATTTTATTTCAAAAAAGTCAAAGAAGTGCTTAAGCCCGGGGGCATGTTTTTACTTCATTCAATTATGTGTTGTTTTGAGGGTGAAACGAATGCTTGGATTGATAAATATATTTTTCCGGGCGGCTACTTGCCTTCACTTACAGAAGTTGTTAAAATAATGAGTGAATCAGATTTTCATCTTTTGATGGCTGAGAGTTTGCGAATCCATTATGCCAAAACTTTAGATATTTGGTATAAAAATTTTAATCACAATTTAGATAAGATATCCCAAAAATATGGTCAAGAATTTATTCGTATGTGGGGATTATACCTTGATAGTTGCGCTTCAGCTTTTCGGGTGGGGAGTGTGGATTTATTTCAGTTATTACTTACAAAAGATGTAAATAATGATTTGCCTTTAACTAAAGAATATATTTATAAATAA